In Verrucomicrobiales bacterium, the DNA window CGATGCTTCCTAATTTTAACAGGCCCGGGGGTCCAGCACCCCCGCTAATCTCTGAGACCCCGCGGGGGTCCAGATTCTCTACCTATTGCCCACTATCCATGGGGGATTCTCACAGATGAGATCACGGGCTCACCCACTTGACGGTTACCTCGCGCGCGGTTGGGGGAAGGGCGGACGTGGTCACTTTCCCGCCCGGCCAGCGGGTGGTGAGGACGCGCGTTTCTGTTGTAGTAGGGATCACTGCGACCGTCGAGCCGCTGGATCGGTAACCATCCATCGCTCGGATCTCCCGGACAATCGTTCGTCCATCGCGAGCGCGAGTTTCGAACGTGGTGCCGATGCCCTGCGGGTTACCGGGCGGTCCGATCCATCGGACCCTCACGCCCGCCGGTCCTCGCCGGTTCTGGAAGACTCGGGTGGGCGCTCCGTTCTGGGTCAGGACTAGATCCAACCGGCCGTCCCCGTCGTAGTCGCCCACTGCCGACCCGCGTTGTTCCCCATACACCTCGATGCCAGAGCTGGCTCCGGTAACGGCAGTGAAGTCGGCCGTGCCGGTGACCTGACGGAGGATCAACCCTCGCCCCGCATCCAAACGGGGCATGCCGGATTGGGTGGCAAAGAAGTTCTGAGCCATGACCAGCTCGGGATGTCCGTCGCCGTCGAGATCCGCCAGGTTCACTCCGAAGGCCGGAGACCATTGGGCGGCATCGGGCAGCCTTCGAGCTTCGAACCGATTCGTCCGGTTGAGCAATAGAACGGACCCCAGGGTTCCGAGCTCGCGGACCTGAGCCTGGGCTCGTCGGTCGCCAAGCACCTCCTCGACGCTGGCGTTCGCGTAGGCCGCATGACTTGTGAACTGCTCCCGCAAAAAAGGGAGGGAAGGGGCCAGCTCATTCCAACCGCGCCGCGGGGTCCAGCCCGAGCGGTCGGAATCATATTCCGTCTCCAGCAGATCGAACGCGCCACGTTCGGCTAGATCGCCGAAGAAAAGTTTTGCCGGCCGTTCGATACTTGCTTGGTAGATCGAGTTAAGGCCCCAGTTGCCCACGACCAGATCCAGGTTCCCGTCTCCATCGATATCCGCCGAACTGAGGCCCGTCCACCGGCCGGTGAAGGCCTTTTCATTCAGCCCATACTCCCCGGCCGCGGTACGGAGCGTACCGCGATCGTTCGTCCAGATCCGGATCGGTCCCCACTCGCACGCCATGATGAGTTCCGGAAATCCGTCTCGATCCAAGTCCGACCACAGGAGTGAGCTGGCCAGTCCAGCGTCCTTCAGTAACGCACTCGTCCTCTCATCCCAGACCAAAGTTCCTCCTTCGCTTCGATAGACGGCACTGGGATCGGATTCGGGATAATGACCACGACGAACCCCTCCAGCCACAACGAGATCCAGGTCGCCATCCCCGTCCAGGTCTCCGACCGCCATAGCTCCGACACTCTTCGGCAGGTTGGGCAGGGGAGCCGGCGTGAGGGACAGATGATTGTTCGACCAGGCGAGCTTCATCAGGGGCACCGATAATTCAGCCTCATAGCCGGCGAGCGCTACCCATGCCCAACGCTCTCCGGTTGCGGATACCCACCCTACCAGAGTGGTGGAGTCGTCAGGAAGGGTCGGGATACCTTCAGCTGAATCCATCGGCACGAATCCGGAGTTCGCTGCCACGCGATACACGCCCGGTCGACCACCGCGGCCTGATCCGATGAGCAGTTCCTCGCTTCCATCCCCATCCAGATCGAACCAGGCGACCGCCGGTCCGGCTTGGCTTAACCGGTGAGGGAGCAGCGGTTGCAGTTCAAAGTCATCGAATGGCAATTCGAGGTGGGAATGGTTGAGGGACTTTGTTCGATCTTGGAACCAGGGTTCTTCAGCTCGGGGAGTGGCTGGGGGAGCGGCACGAAGGGCTGTTGCGGGGTTAGAGCGCCGTGGTCCCGGTTCGGCAATGTCATAGCGCCGATTGACGGTGAGCTGACGGTGGCTGGACTTCTGGCCTGACGGCCATTGGATTCGGAGCTCGACCTCGCCAGCAGTCGATCCGGCGGCGAAAGTGAGGTCGGTGTCGGATCCCGAGGCGTAGCGGCCGCCACTCACCACTTCGGCAAGCTGGCGAGGCAGCCCAGGGGCCAAACACTCCACTCGAGCCCCGATGGCAAACGTGTTCGCGTCGGCTCCTCGGAGGCTAACGACGATGCGGTTGCCAGAGGCATTGTTGCGGTAGATCCCGGCGGCCGATCCTAGATTGTTGACTGCCAGATCCAGGTCGCCATCCCCGTCGAAATCGGCCGTGGCGATACCATGATGCACGCCATCGTCCCCCGTTCCCCACTCAGTGGTAGTTTCGGTAAACCGCAGATTCCCCTGGTTGCGGAAGCTGAGGATGGGCGTGTTGAGACGGGGGTAGAGCCGGTTGTGCTCCATCAATTCATTCGCGAAGGCTTGCCGGCGTTCCACCTCGTTCTTGATGTGATCCCAGGAGTGCTGCCGCGCGTTAATGGCTTGATTGGCATCCAGATCTTGAACATCCATGACGTGTCCCGAGGCGATCAGCAGGTCCGCTCGTCCGTCGAGATCCATATCGAGGAAGAGCGGCTGCCACGACCACTCCGAGGCGGCGAGCCCCGCGAAGTTGGCCAGCTCTTCATAGGTTCCGTCGCCGCGGGCGTGGAAGAAGGTGTTGCGCATGAGTTGCGGTCGATCCGCGCCGAGTCCGATCACCGATGGGGCTGGTGCCTGGGCGAGCATCTGACGTTTTCTCCACGAAGGTTTTCGGCTGAGCATGTCGACAACAAAAAAGTCGATGTGACCATCGGTATCGACATCCGCGAAGTCCACTCCCATCGAGCTTGCGCTCATGTTGCGCATCGCGAGCGTCGGCAAGGCACGAAAGCGCCCATGTCCGTCGTTGATCCAGATCCGGTCTGGGGTCCAGAAGTCATTGCAGACATAAAGGTCCGGCCAGCCGTCCTGGTTGATGTCGCGAAATGTGGCGCTGAGGCCCCAGTCTCGAGGTGGCTGTTGGAGCGGCTGTCCCGCCTCATCGAGAAACACTCCGTTGGTCCAAGGCACGGGCGTGAAGTGCCCTCGTCCATCGTTCCGGTAGAGCTGGTCGGGTTCCCCGAGCTCGAGTACCTGTCCGCCCTCCACGAGTATTCGGTTTTGAAATTGCGGGGGAACGACGGCCTTGCCGTTGACTAGGTTCAGTTTGATCTGGCCGCGGTCCCGGATGTCGTCGGTGCGATTGTTGGCGACATAGAGATCGAGCGTGCCGTTGCCGTCGAAGTCCGCCAGCGCGAGCGTGACGCTTCCCGGGTTCCCACCCATGCCGCTTTCAACCGTCGCATCTCTCAACTTCCCGTGCCCATCATTCAGCAGGAGGATTACGCCTCTGCTGACGGTGGTGATGAGCAGGTCTGGCCAGCGATCGCCATTGACATCCGCGAAGGTGGCGCCGCGAAAAAATTTTCCTTCTAGGCTCGCGCCAGCCTCCCGGGTGACGTTTTGGAACTTCCAGTCTCCGAGGTTTCGGAAGAGTGCGTTGGGGGTGTTTAGACCGCAGAAGAACACATCCGGCCTTCCGTCCTGGTCGAAGTCACCAGTGGCTACCCCGGATCCGTTGAGAAGTACCCGGTTGAAGGCTGACTGCCATTCCTCCAATTGATTGGTGAACAAGATCCCGGTCTGGGTTGGCGCCAGGCGAGTGAAGCCCGGCGTTGACGTGCCGGCCGGTGCGAGGGACAACCAGCGGTGACCGTCACCCGCTTTCCAGGGCTGAGCTTCTCCTCCCTCGATCGATGACGGAGCCGTCGCCAGCAAACCCGCTACGGCGAGCGACGCTGTGGCGAATGGCTGGAGGGCGGTGCGGTTCACGTCCCGGGAATGTAGTTCAGAGTGTAGTAGGCCGAGGGATGCAAAAGCGGCTGGCCTTGAGCGGATCGAACGCCGGGTAGATGAAGCTCATGCACATGACCTTCCTGGAGTCCCTGGATCAGGAGGCGCGCGGAACGGCCGTCGGGAGCCACCTTCACTTCGGTGATCGTTGGCGTCGTGCGATCCACTTCCGGACTCCCATAGCTGCTCTGGTAGATATAGGTGTAAGTCTCGATTTTGTAGGACGCAATCGAGCCGGCCGTCGCGGCGTCCACCGGTTCGGTGAAGGTCAATTCAAACCCATCCGGCTTGGCCCTCATTTCGTGAATCTCAAAAGGCGTGGTGCCCTTCCAGACCAGTCGCTGGAGCGCGTAGGGTTTGCCCCCTCGAGCTCCCCACCCACGATCGGTTCCGCCGACGAACAAGGAGCCATCCGCGTTCATCAGCAGGCTCAGCGATCCGGAGGCAAATCCGGCTCGGAAAGGGAAACAGGCTCCCTGATAGTGGTCCTTGATCTTCTCCAGATGCACCCGCATGACGGTGCTATGGGTTTGATCGCCCACGAAGAGCTGATTCTGAAAAACTCCGAACTTTCCTCCAGTCGTGTCGCAGGCGATGCCGCTGGCGGACTGGCCCATTTTCGGGTAGGGAAAATAAATCGCAGGCGGACGCAGTTGGGGAATTTTCTTAGCTTCCACCATCATCCGACTGCCGCTTTTGGGGCTCGTGGGCCGCGGTCCCATGTTGGGTGCGGAGGTGTACCACTTGTTGCCTTCGGGATTGCCCACAAAGTCGCCGGGCGCCAGATGCTTTAGGGCGCAGGCCCCATTCCACGGACCTTGGTTGTCGGTGTAGAACATGTCGCCGGCTGCGTTCATCCCGATTCCCCCGGGGGAGCGAAGGCCGCTGCAGGTGGGGATCGATTTGCCGTCGGGCGTGATGCGCAGGCACCATCCCCTAAAGGCATGGTCGCTTGTGAAGGAGCCGGTCAGACAGAGCACCACCCATAGGTTTCCGTCGCGGTCGAAATCTGAGCCGAAAGCGTATTCGTGATAGTCTCCGCCGATTCCCCAGTCGTCGTTGAAGGTTTCGAACACATCGGCCCGGCCATCGTTGTTGGTGTCCTTCATGCGCGACACCTCACCGCGCTGAGTGCAATAAAGCCATCCGTCCCGATAGGCGAGCCCCAGCACCTCGTGCAGGCCGCTGGCGTAGCGAGTCCACTTCACATCGCTCATCGTGGTGCTCAAAGGGTTCTCGGCCATCCAGATGTCTCCGATGCGGGTCGACACCGCCAGCTTGCCATCGGGCATCAGCCGCAGTGCTCCGGGCTCCAGTTGGACTCCGGGCGGGAGCGGCAGGGTCAGTATGCCATAGTAGGTTTCCTCCAGCTCCTGGACCGTCTTGGCCCCCTCAGCGGCGGGAGCCGGCTGAGGCGCCAACGTTCCGAAAACCAGGATGAAGAGGGCTATTCCGACAGAATATCTTACCATACGATTTCCTCCACGAGACGTGCTTCGTTGCCGGTGACTTGAATGGGGATGAGCAGTTCCTGCTTGCCTGAGTTCTTTCGGATCACCGGCTGGGCCTCGCCGGGAATTTCGAATCGAAGCGTCAGGGTACCATCGACTTGATACCCTTGATTGCTTTTCTCGATGCGTTCTCCGACTGCCGCCCGGAACCAGAGAGGGGGAATGGGTTTCTCGGATTTCAGGGTGATGGTCCGTTTGAGGGAAGGCTCTGGCTCTCGGGAGACAGCGATGGGGTAGTCCTCCACCTGGATGCTCCCGAATAGGTAACGGAAGGTGGGGCGCTGTTGGGCATCCAGGCTATACCCGGCCATCCGGTAGCCGGCCGCTTTGCCCGACTCGGTTGGCCAGGGCGCATCGGCGGAGGCGAGACTTGCAAACGGCGCGCCACTGACCAGGGTGATGACATCGTCGCCCAACGGGCCTTCATACCCCGCACCGCGGTCCTGACGGTGCTTGGCGGCATCGATAAACTTGCCGTGCCAAATCAGTGCCAGGCGGAGTTGGTTGGCATCGAACGCCAGGTTGGCTTTTTCTGGGTAACCGACGCCGATGGCTCGGGATCCGGCACCCTCAATGAAATGACGGTAGAGCACCGCTTCCTGGGTGCTCACCAACTCCTGGCCGATGCGGGTAAGGCCCTCGGGCAGCTTGGCGTTTCTGCCGGCGGAGAGATAGGCCCAGATGGCCTCGATTTGTTGGGAGGTGTTGCCCGCCAGGATATCCTGGTTGACTGCGGTTTCGTCGGGCCAGAAGGACGGCATTCGGGTCCCCGGACGCAACGAAGCCGGATCCTTGAGATAACGATCGAACCAGGTCCGCTTGAGGCGCTGGGTCATGAGGGTGAGGTCCATCGCGGGGATGCCGAGCGACTTCTGTTTCGCGAACGTATGACAAGCGATGCACGACACGCCTCCCGTTCCCACCAGCTGACGTCCCGCCTTGATCTGCTGCGGGGTTGGCGGTTGGGTCGGATTTGCAGCCGCGCTTGGGTCGTCCACGGTCTCGAAGAGGCCGGGCAGGGACCCGATGGCGTTGGTTCCGAACTGAGGCATCCGGGTCGCCATGTAGGGGCGGGCGGCACCTTTGTTCAGGAGGACAGTTTTCAGCCAGTTGGCTTGCAGTTTGCCGCCCACGCCGGTGAGGTGAGGCGGGATGCGTCCCTCATCGCCCAGATCGGCGTGATCGACGGTGCTGAAGAATTCGGACCGGCTCGGATCGGGGCCGCCGATGCCATCGCGGCTGTGGCACGCGTAGCAGTTCAGGGCCGAGAGCTGATGGCGGATTTGGTCCTTGGCGCTGAGCGGCTCCTTCAGCTGGTTGACCTGCGCGAGTACTGATTTAAGCGCGGCCTTTTGCTCGGTGCTGAGGTCAAAACGGGGAAGCCCCGGACGGGGTGACCCCAGGCAGCCGTCCGCTTGGTCGGCCTTCAGCTGCGTCAGATCCGGCGCACGCTGAGCGGTTCCTGCGGTCAAGTTTCCCAGGGGATGGCATGCGACGCAGCCCATGCTGCTGAAGAGCTCCTTTCCGCGGGCTGCCTTCGCGGCGTCCAGGATCAGGGATTCGGGTTGGATCGGCGACATCGGCCGGCCGCTGTGGGAGAGGACGCTGGTGGGGATGCTCCGGCGTTGTTTGCCCTCCTCAGCCCAGCCCACCTGCAGTTCGGCTCCGGCCCCCTGGTTGAAGAACGAAAGCGCGATGGAGTGAGCTCCGGCCTTCAGTGCTACCTTCCCGGATTTTTCCTGCGGCGCGTGGATGCCATCGTTGTCGACCACCACCTGGCCATCGATCCAGAGCTTGGCACCGTCATCCGCCGTTACAAAGAACACGTAGGTGGCGTCCTTGGGAACCTGCAGCATCCCATGGAACTTCAGTCCGTATTGTTGAGGGCGTTTGGTATAGCTGGTGCTGAAACCGTCGGCCGACCCGCCGCCGGCAGGGGAGGCTTTGTCGAGATCAGCCACCTGGCTGGCTGAGACCTCGTAATAGTCATAGTGCAACCCGGGAAGAGTCACCTCCGGATTGGCTGAGGCGTGGGTGGCCTGTTCCCGGAGCAGGTAAGCGGCGATCGCTCGAGCCTCGCCCGGCTTGAGACTGAGCGAGGGCATTCGGCCGGAGGGGCGCGTCCGAAGCGGGTCGAGCAAGAACGAGGACAGATCCTCAAGCGAAAACTTCTTGGCCAGAGATCCCAGGGGAACCGAATTGGCTTGGAGCGCAGCAACCGTTTCCGTAGTCGCGGTCCCGATGGCATCCTGCGGCGCGTGACAGGCCACGCAACCTACGGAGTGATAGAGCGCACGTCCTTGGTCGATTAGACTTTGATGGACGGGGCTCAACGAAGTGGTGTTGGTGCCGGTCTGAGAGGCTAAAAAGTGAACCAGGGCGTCCACGGCCTCCGCCTTGGCTTCTCCGTTGAGGCCATGCAGCAAGTCGGGCATGGGAGTGCCGGATTTCTCTGCGTGGGGGGAGGTCAGCCAGCTGCGGAGGAATTGTGGGGTAACCCGTGACCCGATGCCTTGCAGTTGCGGGGAGCTGCGGGAAAAGAGCCGGCCAGCCGCCGCTGCGTCGGCGGTATGGCACGCCACACAGTTCAGCTCGGCCAGGAGCAGTTCGCCGCTGCGCTCGGAGTAGGGATTGGCAGTGGCCGGAGCCAGCTGAACCCCGACGGCCTGCGTCGCCGATGGTGATAGGATAGCCACTCCCACCAGGAGCGCTGCCACCCAGCCGATAGGGCGGCATAAAGTCACGATGTGTTTCATGGTTCGAATCTGCGGGCAGCTTCCGCTTACCAGCGGGTGAAGGAGCTCCGCCGCGCAAAAGCGCCCCAAGACTAGAAAGAGTCTGCCGGCCGGTGCAGTCGAGGACAAGTGCAAGATTGAGGCCGACAGAGTTAAGGCTGCCGGGATCGGTCGGGAGGAGTTTAAGGGGAGTCCGACGGAGTGGACCAGCCATTCTCTCCGGAATCACTCGCGATAACGCAGAACAACGGAGCTATCTTGAATTTTCATCTCGAGAATGAGTACGGACGTGCTCGCTCGCAACCGCCAGAATGTAGTCGTGGGAGGGAGGGGGAGAGTGATGGTGTTAGCCGTTTCGTCGATCACGGCTGCGGGCACCTCGGTGAAGGAGCCATCCACTGACGACGATGCTTCGACCCGGGGTCGCTCTGGCTGAACGGAGATTGTTAAGTGGGCGTCCGCTACGTTGTCCGCTTCATTCTCCTCCGCCACCTTGTCTCCTTGATCCAGGATAAGCCTCAGGGTATGAAACCCGGGGGAGAGCTTACCGATATTAATATCCTCCACGGACACCGACGTGTTGGCCGTCAGGCCGTCTTGAAACCAAGTGTCCACGGATGCTCCATCGACCAGCAACTCGCTGGAAAATCGCTCGTGAACGTCGACACTTGGGGAGCTGTTGGACATGGCCCAATGGATCCAGATTTCTTGATCGCTCCCAAAGACCGCAGCGGTCGTGCGTGTTCCACGTTCGGTGGAGGCGACCAGAGCATCGCTCCAGCCGATGGGTCGGATGGGACGGAGGTTGGGGAGGTCGGCCGGCTCCACCGTGATCGAGCCCGCCATGCCGGAGGGCGCGCTTCCTCCGCTCGAATGAAAGAGGCATCGGTAGGGGAATACGCCTGGAACGTTGAACGTGACTCGGCAGGAGTTGGCCGAGATGGGGGCCTGGCCACAAAACGGTTCGGCGCCATTTCCGGTCACCGTGTGCGTGCCGTTGAGGTTTCTGAACTCAACGCTGTCGCCCACTTTGATGTTGAGCGTGCTGGGGTTGAACTCAAAATCGGTGGCGGTGACCGTGAATTCCTGGCCTTGCCGCACGATCGAGGGCGGGGCGATGGCGGTGAAGCTCGCCCTCTTCGAGCCCACACTTTCCCTATGGATGCGATCAGCGAGGGTGTCGGCGTTGGCGGCGAAGGGGAGGGGATTTGCGTGGACTTCCACAAGCGGCGCCATCCACAAACATAAGCACAGCGCCAGTCCCGAGCCGCTTCCAAGACTTCTAAGTGGTGAGAGCATCAGGCAACCTACGGCAGATCCGCGGGCTGACAAGTCCCTGTTCGGAGGGGGCCGAAGCGGGTTGTGATGCGAAGTGGGGGAGGTTCCTGCGGTTAAATAGGGTTTTTCAGGACCTCCTAACCCATGTTTACGGGATCGACATCCACGGTTACCGTGATGTCGTCGGGCCACTCTCGTCCGACCAGGAAGTGGGATAGTTTCTGGCTCAAGGCGGTCATTTGGCGGCAGCGGATCATCAGCTGATAGCGGTAGAACGATTCGGCTTTGGCCAGGGGAGCGGGCGCAGGGCCGGCCAGCACCAGATCCTTCCAGCCGGTGAACAGCCGTTCGATCTCGCGCATGAGATGGCTCGCGGTGAAGTCCACCTTTTCCTCGTTTCTGCCTTTGAGGGTCAGGAGGGCAATGCGGCTGAAAGGGGGATACTTCAGTTGCTCTCGAAACTCCGTCTCCTGATCGTAGAACCCTTGGAAGTCGTGACGCCGGGCATACTGAATCGCGGGGTGGAACGGAGTGAACGCCTGCACGAACACCTCGCCTTCCACGTCTCCTCGGCCAGCCCGACCGCTCACCTGGGTGAGGAGCTGGAACGTCCGCTCGCCGGCGCGGAAATCGGGCATGTGCAAGCTCAGGTCGGCATGGATGATTCCAACCATCGTGACATTGGGAAAGTGAAGTCCCTTGGCGATCATCTGCGTGCCGACCAAGATATCGATTTTGCCGGTGCGGAAGTCGCCCAGGATCCGGCGATAGTCTTCCTTGCGATGCAGCGTGTCGGAGTCCATGCGGGCCACCTGGGCATGGGGAAAGAGTTTGCGGAGCGTCTCTTCCACCTTCTCGGTGCCTAGCCCGGAGTAGCGGATTCCTGGGTTCCGGCAGCTGGGCTCCGGACATTGAGTGGGAGCCGGGGCGCTGTGGCTGCAGATGTGGCAGCGGAGCAGGCCCTGCGACCTATGGAAGGTGAGGGAGATGCTGCAGTTGGGACAACCCGCCACATAGCCGCACTTCGGGCATTGGAGCGAGGTGGAATAGCCGCGTCGGTTGAGGAACAACATGACCTGCTCCTTCCGATCGAGGCGAGACTGGATGCCCTCCTTCAACGGCTGCGAGAAAATCGGTGGACCCTTCGCTTTGCGTGCCTCGTTGCGCATGTCCACGATCCGGACCAGCGGGAGCTTGCGATCATCGATTCGGGTGGGCATCTCGAGCAGGGCATACTTCCCGCGCTTGGCGTTGTAGTAACTCTCCATCGAGGGAGTGGCCGAGCCCAGCACCACGACGGCACCTTCCATCTGGCCACGGACAACCGCGACATCGCGGGCGTGATATCGCGGCGCCTCCTCCTGCTTGTAGGAGTGCTCATGCTCCTCATCGACAATGATCAACCCGAGGGGCTCGACGGGAGCAAAGATGGCCGAGCGGGCGCCGATCACGATCCGAGCGCGGCCTTGCCGGATCTTGTGCCACTCGTCGTGACGCTCCCCAGTGGACAGATGGCTGTGGAGCACCGCCACCAGGGTCTGGTGTTTGCCGGAGGAAAATCGGGCTTTGAAGCGCTCGACGGTCTGCGGGGTAAGGGAAATTTCCGGCACCAGCACGATCGCGCCGCGACCGCGGTCCATCGCCTCCGCGATGGCCTGCAAGTAGACCTCGGTCTTGCCGCTGCCGGTAACACCATGCAGCAGGAAAGTAGAGGGAGCGCCGATGTTGACGGATGGCTTTTTGGGACCCTGAGCTTTGAGTTCCGATTGGCTTGGGGTCTGGTCGAGCGCCTGAACCAGGGCTTTGAGGCAGGAGGCTTGCTCAGTGTTTAAGGTGAGTGGAGTGGTGGGAACGATGGTTTCGTTGGCGTAGGGATCTCGTTCGACCACGGCGGGCGCGATTTGGATCAAGCCGCGGTCCTCGATGCGGCGCACCACTTCGGCGGTGGTGCCGGTCAGGCGCAGCAGTTCTTGCAGGGCGATCTCGCGTCGCTCCTCGATGATCTGCCAGACATCGAGCTGGCGTCGGGTTAGTTTGGGAAACTCCCCCACCAGGGGGACCGCCTTTACGAACAGCCGCTCCTGCCAGCCTTCCTTCTCCTTGCGCACCGCATCCGGCAGAACGCTTTTGATCGCCGTCTCCACCGCGCAGCAATAGTAGCTGGCAATCCACCGCGCCAGCTCGAGAATTCGCGGCGTGATCTGGCTTTGTTTGCCGACGACCTTCAGCACCGAGCGCAGTTGGGTGTGGGTGGAGGTCTCGGGCAAGGCGGTCACCACGCCCATCACTTGGCGGCTTCCAAACGGAACCTTCACCCGGGTGCCAATCTCCATTCCCGCCTGCAATTCCTCGGGTACAAGGTAATCGAACTCCTTGCGGAGCGCGATTTCCAGAGTCACTCGGGCGATCATGTGGCGCTATGCTGAACGATAGGGGGGGCAAAATGGAATACCGAATTCCCCTCAAGTTTCTGGAAGGCGGGCCGAAGTGGACTTCGTAACGAACGTTCAACGCACCACTATCATGAACAACCTCACCTCCCTGGGAATGGCACTCATCGCCGCTGTTACGCTGGCCGGATGCGCCTCGGCTCCGTCGAAGACTTACCAGAGTTATCTGCTTCGTGTTCCGGACCAGGAGGACACCGGCAGCCACTATATCGTGCAGGCTGTCCCGGAAGCCTTCAGCGCCACGCGGGCGGTAAGCGTTCGTGAGATCGTTCTCAGTCCAAAGCAGCCCGTCGATGCCGCGGCAAAGATCGAGCTGGTCTCGATCAAAGGGGACCTCACTACCACCATCCGCACTCGGTTTGGAGAGGTGATTTCGGGTCGGCCGGGTGACTTTTTCTCGTGCCAGGGTTTCGGGACCACCGGATTGCAATTGCTCATGGTCTCTCCCCAGCAGGGCGAGGTGCTGTTCGAACAGCGGCTGGTGCAATCACGTTAGCGTTGAGCCCACAATGGCCCCAGGCTCGCACCTAAACAAGAGGGCAGGCCGATAAGGGTTCTTGACTTCGATCACCTATCATCGCTTTCCGCGGTGACCTTATTGCACTCTTCCATACATTGGGCATTCATGGGCTCGACGGAGTCTCTCCCTACCTTTCTAGGGTTGCCAATTGTACTTCACGTCTAGCGTCGAGATTTAGGGGCAGAGATGAGAGGCCTCTACCGCTTTGGTCCCCCCAGCGGAGCTGGGATCCCCCTCCGGGGGGGGCGAAAAGCTGGAGAGGGCTACAGCAGTCCAAATCATTTGCGCTCCAGCGCACAACCGTCAGCGCACTTGGCGTGCTCGGAAATACCGCACGGGTGGCGAGTTGGTTGCCAGGTTTTCGACGTAAAGGAGCGTCCCTGAGTTGTCCAGGAACTCCAAGGTTGGGCCCAGCCACCAGTTGGTGGGCGAAGAGATATCTGAGGAACGATCCAGAGTGAATCGTTGGTCGGTGACGCCGCTGAACAGAAACACCATCCGGTTGGTTTCCGGACGGAACCCCAAAACCTGGATGGGGACCGTTGGTAGAGTCAGTTGGCTCCGTACGATGGATCCTTCGATGCCGACCGAGACCAGTTGTCCGTGACCATTCTGCGCCACTCCATAGAGCGATCTCTGAGTGACGCTATCGGCTAGTTTCCAAGTCCCACCGTTGGTGCGGGTCAGGACTATTCCCTGGTTTCCCACGATATAATAGGCGGGTGACGCCACCGACTCCGCCCAGGTAATGTCGTTCAGCCAGCGTGTGGTTCCACTGGGCTCCGGAGTCCAGCGGGTTCCATCCTCGCTGGTCAGAATTGTTCCGCGGTCGCCGACGGCGAACAGTCGATCGTTCAGCCTTCGAACGCGATAGATCCAGTTGGTGGTTCCACTCGCACGAGTCGTCCACTGGGTGGCGTTGGTGCTAGTGAGGATGGTCCCCTTGCTGCCGGTGGCGACCAGAAGGTTGGAGAAGGTGGTGAGGCC includes these proteins:
- a CDS encoding VCBS repeat-containing protein, with the protein product MNRTALQPFATASLAVAGLLATAPSSIEGGEAQPWKAGDGHRWLSLAPAGTSTPGFTRLAPTQTGILFTNQLEEWQSAFNRVLLNGSGVATGDFDQDGRPDVFFCGLNTPNALFRNLGDWKFQNVTREAGASLEGKFFRGATFADVNGDRWPDLLITTVSRGVILLLNDGHGKLRDATVESGMGGNPGSVTLALADFDGNGTLDLYVANNRTDDIRDRGQIKLNLVNGKAVVPPQFQNRILVEGGQVLELGEPDQLYRNDGRGHFTPVPWTNGVFLDEAGQPLQQPPRDWGLSATFRDINQDGWPDLYVCNDFWTPDRIWINDGHGRFRALPTLAMRNMSASSMGVDFADVDTDGHIDFFVVDMLSRKPSWRKRQMLAQAPAPSVIGLGADRPQLMRNTFFHARGDGTYEELANFAGLAASEWSWQPLFLDMDLDGRADLLIASGHVMDVQDLDANQAINARQHSWDHIKNEVERRQAFANELMEHNRLYPRLNTPILSFRNQGNLRFTETTTEWGTGDDGVHHGIATADFDGDGDLDLAVNNLGSAAGIYRNNASGNRIVVSLRGADANTFAIGARVECLAPGLPRQLAEVVSGGRYASGSDTDLTFAAGSTAGEVELRIQWPSGQKSSHRQLTVNRRYDIAEPGPRRSNPATALRAAPPATPRAEEPWFQDRTKSLNHSHLELPFDDFELQPLLPHRLSQAGPAVAWFDLDGDGSEELLIGSGRGGRPGVYRVAANSGFVPMDSAEGIPTLPDDSTTLVGWVSATGERWAWVALAGYEAELSVPLMKLAWSNNHLSLTPAPLPNLPKSVGAMAVGDLDGDGDLDLVVAGGVRRGHYPESDPSAVYRSEGGTLVWDERTSALLKDAGLASSLLWSDLDRDGFPELIMACEWGPIRIWTNDRGTLRTAAGEYGLNEKAFTGRWTGLSSADIDGDGNLDLVVGNWGLNSIYQASIERPAKLFFGDLAERGAFDLLETEYDSDRSGWTPRRGWNELAPSLPFLREQFTSHAAYANASVEEVLGDRRAQAQVRELGTLGSVLLLNRTNRFEARRLPDAAQWSPAFGVNLADLDGDGHPELVMAQNFFATQSGMPRLDAGRGLILRQVTGTADFTAVTGASSGIEVYGEQRGSAVGDYDGDGRLDLVLTQNGAPTRVFQNRRGPAGVRVRWIGPPGNPQGIGTTFETRARDGRTIVREIRAMDGYRSSGSTVAVIPTTTETRVLTTRWPGGKVTTSALPPTAREVTVKWVSP
- a CDS encoding c-type cytochrome, with product MKHIVTLCRPIGWVAALLVGVAILSPSATQAVGVQLAPATANPYSERSGELLLAELNCVACHTADAAAAGRLFSRSSPQLQGIGSRVTPQFLRSWLTSPHAEKSGTPMPDLLHGLNGEAKAEAVDALVHFLASQTGTNTTSLSPVHQSLIDQGRALYHSVGCVACHAPQDAIGTATTETVAALQANSVPLGSLAKKFSLEDLSSFLLDPLRTRPSGRMPSLSLKPGEARAIAAYLLREQATHASANPEVTLPGLHYDYYEVSASQVADLDKASPAGGGSADGFSTSYTKRPQQYGLKFHGMLQVPKDATYVFFVTADDGAKLWIDGQVVVDNDGIHAPQEKSGKVALKAGAHSIALSFFNQGAGAELQVGWAEEGKQRRSIPTSVLSHSGRPMSPIQPESLILDAAKAARGKELFSSMGCVACHPLGNLTAGTAQRAPDLTQLKADQADGCLGSPRPGLPRFDLSTEQKAALKSVLAQVNQLKEPLSAKDQIRHQLSALNCYACHSRDGIGGPDPSRSEFFSTVDHADLGDEGRIPPHLTGVGGKLQANWLKTVLLNKGAARPYMATRMPQFGTNAIGSLPGLFETVDDPSAAANPTQPPTPQQIKAGRQLVGTGGVSCIACHTFAKQKSLGIPAMDLTLMTQRLKRTWFDRYLKDPASLRPGTRMPSFWPDETAVNQDILAGNTSQQIEAIWAYLSAGRNAKLPEGLTRIGQELVSTQEAVLYRHFIEGAGSRAIGVGYPEKANLAFDANQLRLALIWHGKFIDAAKHRQDRGAGYEGPLGDDVITLVSGAPFASLASADAPWPTESGKAAGYRMAGYSLDAQQRPTFRYLFGSIQVEDYPIAVSREPEPSLKRTITLKSEKPIPPLWFRAAVGERIEKSNQGYQVDGTLTLRFEIPGEAQPVIRKNSGKQELLIPIQVTGNEARLVEEIVW